Proteins encoded together in one Marinithermus hydrothermalis DSM 14884 window:
- a CDS encoding DUF4129 domain-containing protein, giving the protein MLKLGLVLIGAALWALPPALWPGLALGVGLYLLLRRTHLHGAFLWFAGVAGLYLFVGVELERAALQQAAVAWGKLTLVLWALGLSLSAMRAGSLRAVAWLSPLLLLRPDGGMLAWLLLAHVVWIMERAREQARSRGATWRTNRSALGVAAASVALVLLGLVGGRFEIAGPIEAAPAVHEDAPAAPSAVWEGTGRAPAGGGGRAWVVEEAPSPVTALARAAFPGIVAAALGGIVLFFVGLGAAFLGARAIRTPFKGVHLASLLAVAWTFGMLLLWFALLQEGQGTAGGGSLPAPAGSPGPGTAPGAVVPSPVPPALRDGLAGLGLLGAFVVLGGVLAALGVLALVWRGAAGRRSAVDRPVPASSHLAGTVPEEGYAGRVREVYRRFLELMRSHQPRQDHETPREYAARVGRTYAGLAAPVAELTRLYEPVRYGGRSPRSDAERAERLLQRIQAYWAREEA; this is encoded by the coding sequence GTGCTGAAGCTAGGACTGGTTCTAATCGGGGCGGCCTTGTGGGCGCTGCCCCCCGCGCTATGGCCGGGCCTGGCCCTGGGGGTGGGGTTGTACCTCCTCCTGCGCCGCACCCACCTGCACGGCGCCTTCCTCTGGTTCGCGGGGGTAGCGGGCCTGTACCTCTTCGTCGGGGTTGAGCTCGAGCGCGCGGCCTTGCAGCAAGCGGCCGTGGCGTGGGGGAAGCTCACCCTGGTGCTTTGGGCGCTCGGATTGAGCCTCTCCGCGATGCGCGCCGGTTCGCTCCGCGCCGTGGCCTGGTTGAGCCCCCTGCTGCTGCTCCGGCCGGACGGGGGGATGCTGGCCTGGCTTCTCCTCGCGCACGTGGTCTGGATCATGGAGCGTGCCCGGGAACAAGCACGGTCACGCGGCGCGACCTGGCGAACGAACCGCTCCGCCCTTGGGGTGGCCGCGGCCAGCGTGGCGCTGGTGCTGCTCGGCCTTGTAGGGGGGCGTTTCGAGATCGCAGGCCCCATTGAGGCGGCCCCTGCGGTTCACGAAGACGCGCCGGCTGCGCCATCGGCGGTTTGGGAGGGCACAGGGCGCGCGCCGGCCGGGGGTGGGGGGCGCGCGTGGGTCGTGGAGGAAGCCCCCTCACCAGTGACCGCCCTGGCTCGAGCGGCCTTCCCGGGGATCGTGGCGGCCGCGCTGGGGGGGATCGTCCTCTTCTTCGTGGGGCTTGGGGCGGCCTTCCTTGGCGCGCGCGCAATCCGGACCCCCTTTAAGGGCGTGCACCTGGCCTCCCTACTCGCGGTGGCCTGGACCTTCGGGATGCTCCTCCTCTGGTTCGCCCTTCTTCAGGAAGGGCAAGGTACGGCCGGTGGGGGGAGCCTACCCGCACCCGCGGGGAGCCCAGGGCCCGGCACGGCTCCTGGCGCGGTTGTGCCGAGCCCGGTACCGCCCGCGTTGCGCGACGGGCTCGCGGGCCTTGGCTTGCTGGGCGCATTTGTGGTCCTGGGAGGGGTCCTGGCCGCCTTGGGCGTTCTTGCGCTCGTGTGGCGCGGTGCGGCTGGGCGGCGTTCGGCCGTGGACCGGCCCGTCCCCGCGTCATCGCACCTAGCGGGCACGGTACCCGAGGAAGGGTACGCGGGACGCGTGCGGGAGGTGTACCGCCGCTTCCTCGAGCTCATGCGTTCCCACCAGCCCCGCCAGGACCACGAGACCCCCCGCGAGTACGCGGCGCGCGTGGGGCGAACCTACGCCGGCCTCGCGGCGCCGGTCGCCGAACTCACCCGCCTCTACGAGCCCGTGCGTTATGGGGGGCGTAGCCCAAGGTCGGACGCGGAACGGGCCGAGCGCCTGCTGCAGCGGATTCAAGCGTATTGGGCACGGGAGGAAGCATGA
- the metK gene encoding methionine adenosyltransferase, with the protein MRLVTSESVTEGHPDKLADRISDAILDALIAQDPKARVACETLVTTGLVFVAGEITTEGYVDIPGLVRKTIKDVGYTRAKFGFDGDTCAVLTAIDEQSPDIAGGVNESYEVRVLKSTDPLDRVGAGDQGLMFGYATDETPELMPLPIMLAHKLTMRLAEARKTGELEYLRPDGKSQVTVVYDGEKPLYVKTVVISTQHSPEMEQDQIREDVIQRVVRRAIPEEYLSEETEYLINPSGKFVIGGPHGDTGLTGRKVIVDTYGGAVPHGGGAFSGKDPTKVDRSASYYARYMAKNIVAAGLAKRALVELAYAIGKARPVGLRVETFGTGVLPDEKIAEIARKVFDPRPQAIIEQLDLLRPIYTPTSAYGHFGRTGFPWEATDRVEALRQEAGL; encoded by the coding sequence CTGCGACTGGTCACCTCTGAGTCGGTTACGGAAGGACACCCGGACAAGCTCGCGGACCGTATCTCCGACGCGATCCTGGACGCGCTCATCGCGCAGGACCCCAAGGCCCGCGTGGCCTGCGAGACGCTCGTCACCACGGGCCTTGTCTTCGTCGCCGGGGAGATCACCACCGAAGGGTACGTGGACATCCCCGGCCTGGTGCGCAAGACGATCAAGGACGTGGGATACACCCGCGCGAAGTTCGGTTTTGACGGGGACACCTGCGCCGTCCTCACCGCGATCGACGAGCAGTCCCCGGACATCGCGGGGGGCGTCAACGAGTCGTACGAGGTGCGCGTGCTTAAATCCACGGACCCGTTGGACCGGGTGGGCGCCGGTGACCAGGGGTTGATGTTCGGTTACGCGACCGACGAAACCCCCGAGCTGATGCCCCTCCCGATCATGTTGGCCCACAAGCTCACCATGCGGCTGGCCGAGGCCCGCAAGACCGGTGAGCTCGAGTACCTCCGCCCGGACGGAAAGTCGCAGGTCACCGTGGTCTACGATGGGGAAAAGCCGCTGTACGTCAAGACCGTGGTCATCTCCACCCAGCACTCTCCCGAGATGGAGCAAGACCAGATCCGGGAGGACGTGATCCAGCGGGTGGTGCGCCGCGCGATTCCGGAGGAGTACCTATCCGAGGAGACCGAGTACCTGATCAACCCCTCGGGCAAGTTCGTGATCGGCGGCCCGCACGGCGACACCGGCCTCACCGGCCGTAAGGTCATCGTGGACACCTACGGCGGCGCGGTCCCGCACGGGGGCGGCGCGTTCAGCGGCAAGGACCCCACCAAGGTGGACCGTTCCGCGAGCTACTACGCGCGGTACATGGCGAAGAACATCGTGGCCGCCGGCCTCGCGAAACGCGCTCTGGTGGAGCTCGCGTACGCGATCGGCAAGGCCCGCCCGGTCGGGCTGCGGGTGGAGACCTTCGGCACCGGCGTGCTCCCCGACGAAAAGATCGCCGAGATCGCTCGCAAGGTGTTCGACCCGCGCCCGCAGGCTATCATCGAGCAGCTCGACCTCCTGCGCCCCATCTACACCCCCACCTCCGCTTACGGGCACTTTGGGCGCACCGGCTTCCCCTGGGAGGCCACGGACCGGGTCGAGGCCCTGCGGCAAGAAGCCGGGCTCTAA